In the Pirellulales bacterium genome, one interval contains:
- the kdpC gene encoding potassium-transporting ATPase subunit KdpC, with amino-acid sequence MFAHLRAAVVIFFLLSLVTGVGYPLLVTGIGQTLFPRQAQGSLIQAEGAVRGSELIGQSFEGPEYLWGRLSATGPFPYNSASSSGANLGPTNPALVDAVKARVDALRAVDPENKAKIPVDLATASGSGLDPHISPAAAEYQVTRVAKARGITPEDVRKIIAKHTLARTLGILGEPRVNVLLVNLELDALAGMHPAVGDGQ; translated from the coding sequence ATGTTCGCCCATCTTCGTGCCGCGGTTGTGATCTTCTTCTTGCTGTCGCTGGTGACGGGTGTCGGCTATCCGCTCTTGGTCACGGGCATCGGCCAGACGTTGTTTCCGCGCCAGGCGCAAGGCAGTCTGATCCAGGCCGAGGGCGCGGTGCGCGGCTCGGAGCTGATCGGCCAATCTTTTGAAGGTCCGGAGTACCTGTGGGGTCGCCTCTCGGCCACGGGGCCGTTTCCCTACAATTCGGCTTCCTCCAGCGGCGCGAACCTGGGGCCGACGAATCCCGCGCTGGTGGACGCTGTGAAGGCGCGCGTCGACGCTTTGCGCGCGGTCGACCCAGAGAATAAGGCCAAGATTCCGGTCGACCTGGCGACCGCATCCGGCAGCGGGCTCGATCCACACATCAGTCCAGCCGCCGCCGAATACCAGGTGACCCGCGTTGCCAAGGCACGGGGCATCACGCCCGAGGATGTACGCAAGATCATCGCCAAACACACGCTCGCCCGCACCCTCGGAATCCTGGGCGAACCGCGTGTCAATGTTCTCCTGGTGAACCTTGAGCTCGATGCCCTGGCCGGCATGCATCCTGCGGTTGGCGACGGACAATAG